One genomic segment of Musa acuminata AAA Group cultivar baxijiao chromosome BXJ3-3, Cavendish_Baxijiao_AAA, whole genome shotgun sequence includes these proteins:
- the LOC103979840 gene encoding formin-like protein 5 isoform X2 — protein MALFRRLFYRKPPDRLLEISERVYVFDCCFSAETLGENDYKDYMDGIVTQLHDYFPDASFMVFNFKEGDKRSQISDILTESDMTVMDYPLQYEGCPLLPLEMIHHFLKSSVSWLSMEGQHNVLLMHCERGCWPVLAFMLAGLLLYRKQYTGEQKTLEMVNKQAPKELHHLLSPLNPQPSHLRYLQYISRRGNAPEWPPKDISFTLECLILRIVPNFDGEGGCRPMVRIYGQDPLAPNSRSSKILFSTSKTKKHVRHYKQAEATPVKLKTRCRVQGDVVVECIHMDKDLEHEEIMFRIMFNTAFVHSSILMLSREEIDVVWNAKDQFSRDFKADVIFSDFDSFESDSSTDTLVEDGDETEGAFTEAEDFFEAEEIFTNSYSHNANRDPKGTTFRNGTSVDGGNPNSEIYSSTNEARSSFETSKAEEDSETRASQLLTDTVSKCIMVETCSIPGPAETSSGFGKCKHDGELVTEKSVTSESMVQIEEKSMIESSTLRQNTVTSMDEKQKLIKSNNVKQETDNGMGLVIMTENLIDLETAETNESIWENNDSNNGSENIIERRPNAVDEIPSPEKHNLEKEIDSSTYQDKVEHHSESMLSSPTVAEDRMTKFSTIAVSSDDKIISENSIFLDCTVTCEGKNIVELSNFKHEVKDIITLDVEGKNIVEPCNIEQDACDLVSEKTMTSCNMSCKAEISIPTKEANNKLGKFESKVNPENINSRTTQLENDHNQENQHTLREIKFKYKREPDEGVARNKTDTKSFNQKLGNGEYKQALEMSLHTTSEKPAPPPPPPPGQRGSAPPPPPPPGARAPPPAPPRAPGAPPPPPSSSLSNARGLLPNGGRGRGLSRSMGVNSANLTSRRLSLKPLHWVKVTLAVEGSLWDELQRSGDALSASDFDVSELESLFSAMVPKTGDSSKEGRRKSLGSQSDKVHLIALRRANNTEIMLTKIKMPLPDLMSAALALDDSILDVDQVENLIKFCPTKEEMDLLKGYTGDKEKLGKCEQFFLELMKVQRVESKLRVFSFKIQFGSQVSDLKKSLRSIDSACEQIRNSIKLKEIMKKILFLGNTINQGTARGSAIGFHLDSLLKLSDTRATNNKMTLMHYLCKSLASRSPHLLDFHEDLISLEATSKIQLKSLAEEMQAIVKGLRKVEVELKASENDGPASEIFCKTLKEFVVVAEAEVRSLTTLYTSVGRNADALVLYFGENPAKCPLEQDDC, from the exons ATGGCGTTGTTCAGGAGGCTCTTCTACCGTAAGCCGCCGGATCGGCTGCTGGAAATTTCGGAACGAGTCTatg TGTTCGACTGCTGCTTCTCAGCAGAAACTCTTGGGGAAAATGATTACAAGGACTACATGGATGGCATAGTCACCCAACTGCATGATTATTTCCCAGATGCCTCCTTCATGGTATTTAATTTCAAAGAAGGAGATAAAAGGAGCCAAATCTCAGACATTTTGACCGAGTCTGATATGACGGTCATGGACTATCCCTTACAGTATGAAGGGTGTCCTTTGCTTCCATTGGAGATGATCCACCACTTTTTGAAGTCTAGTGTGAGCTGGCTGTCAATGGAAGGGCAACATAATGTGTTGCTGATGCACTGTGAGAGAGGATGTTGGCCTGTACTTGCCTTCATGCTTGCTGGTTTACTCCTTTACAGAAAACAGTATACTGGTGAGCAAAAGACTCTTGAAATGGTGAATAAACAAGCCCCTAAAGAGCTACACCATCTCTTGTCTCCTTTGAACCCACAACCTTCGCACCTGAGATATCTTCAGTACATATCAAGACGGGGAAAtgcaccagaatggcctccaaagGATATATCCTTCACATTGGAATGCTTGATTCTTAGGATCGTACCTAATTTTGATGGGGAAGGAGGTTGCAGGCCAATGGTTCGCATTTATGGTCAAGACCCATTGGCTCCCAATAGTAGGAGTTCAAAGATTCTTTTCTCAACATCTAAGACAAAGAAGCATGTTCGGCACTACAAACAG GCAGAGGCTACACCAGTAAAGTTAAAAACTCGATGTCGTGTTCAAGGAGATGTAGTTGTTGAATGCATCCATATGGATAAAGATCTGGAACATGAGGAGATAATGTTCAGGATTATGTTCAATACAGCCTTTGTCCACTCTAGCATTCTGATGCTGTCTCGTGAGGAGATCGATGTTGTATGGAATGCCAAGGATCAGTTTTCGAGGGATTTCAAAGCTGAT GTAATATTTTCGGACTTCGATTCTTTTGAATCTGACTCAAGCACAGATACATTGGTTGAAGATGGTGATGAAACAGAAGGTGCTTTCACAGAGGCAGAAGACTTTTTTGAGGCTGAAGAGATATTTACCAACTCCTACTCGCATAATGCAAATCGAGATCCTAAAGGTACTACATTTCGAAATGGAACTTCTGTTGATGGTGGGAATCCCAATTCAGAAATCTACAGTTCGACTAATGAAGCAAGGAGTAGTTTTGAGACAAGCAAAGCTGAAGAGGATTCAGAGACAAGGGCTTCCCAACTGTTAACAGATACGGTTAGCAAATGTATCATGGTAGAAACCTGCAGTATACCTGGTCCAGCTGAGACTAGTTCTGGCTTTGGCAAATGTAAGCATGATGGTGAACTTGTGACAGAGAAATCAGTGACTTCAGAATCTATGGTTCAGATTGAAGAGAAGAGTATGATAGAAAGCAGCACATTGCGACAGAACACTGTTACTTCAATGGATGAAAAACAAAAATTAATAAAGAGTAACAATGTTAAGCAGGAGACTGACAATGGAATGGGTTTGGTGATTATGACAGAGAATTTAATTGATTTAGAAACTGCAGAGACAAACGAAAGCATATGGGAAAACAATGACTCTAATAATGGCTCAGAAAACATTATCGAGAGGAGACCCAATGCTGTTGATGAAATTCCTAGTCCGGAGAAACATAATCTTGAAAAAGAGATTGATTCTAGCACCTATCAAGATAAAGTTGAACATCATAGTGAAAGTATGTTGAGTTCTCCAACTGTGGCAGAAGACAGAATGACTAAATTTTCAACTATTGCTGTCAGTAGTGATGATAAGATTATTAGTGAAAATTCGATATTTTTGGATTGCACAGTTACTTGTGAGGGGAAGAATATAGTAGAACTCAGCAACTTTAAACATGAGGTCAAGGATATCATTACACTTGATGTTGAAGGGAAGAATATAGTTGAACCCTGCAACATTGAGCAAGATGCATGCGACCTGGTTTCTGAAAAGACAATGACCTCATGCAACATGAGTTGCAAGGCAGAAATCTCGATTCCGACAAAAGAAGCCAATAACAAATTAGGAAAATTTGAATCAAAAGTCAATCCAGAGAATATTAATTCCAGGACAACTCAGCTTGAGAATGATCACAATCAAGAAAACCAGCATACATTAAGAGAAATTAAATTCAAGTACAAAAGAGAGCCAGACGAAGGTGTTGCTCGAAATAAGACAGATACCAAGAGTTTTAATCAGAAGTTAGGAAATGGTGAGTATAAGCAGGCTCTAGAAATGTCTTTGCATACCACCTCAGAGAAACCTGCCCCACCTCCACCCCCTCCTCCAGGTCAACGTGGTAgtgctcctccaccaccaccacctcctggaGCACGTGCACCTCCTCCAGCCCCACCTAGGGCACCAGGAGCTCCGCCGCCTCCTCCATCTAGTTCTCTATCTAATGCTAGAGGGTTATTGCCAAATGGGGGAAGAGGCCGTGGACTCTCACGTTCTATGGGTGTAAATTCAGCAAATTTGACATCCCGTAGGTTATCATTGAAGCCGCTGCACTGGGTGAAAGTAACATTAGCTGTTGAAGGAAGCTTATGGGATGAATTGCAAAGATCTGGTGATGCTTTGAG TGCTTCTGATTTTGATGTGTCAGAACTTGAGAGCCTCTTCTCTGCTATGGTTCCTAAAACAGGTGATAGCTCTAAAGAGGGGCGTCGTAAATCTCTTGGATCACAATCAGATAAAGTTCATCTA attgcattaagacgTGCCAATAACACTGAAATCATGCTGACGAAGATCAAGATGCCACTTCCTGACTTGATG AGTGCTGCTTTAGCATTGGATGACTCTATTTTGGATGTTGACCAAGTGGAAAATCTCATTAAGTTTTGTCCAACCAAAGAGGAAATGGATCTTCTCAAG GGATATACCGGTGACAAGGAAAAACTCGGGAAGTGTGAGCAG TTTTTCTTGGAGCTGATGAAAGTTCAACGGGTGGAATCTAAATTAAGGGTTTTTTCTTTCAAGATTCAGTTTGGCTCTCAG GTTTCTGATCTTAAAAAGAGTTTGAGGAGTATAGACTCTGCTTGTGAACAG ATTCGCAATTCTATCAAACTGAAGGAAATCATGAAGAAAATTCTTTTCCTTGGCAATACCATAAATCAAGGAACTGCAAGAG GCTCAGCTATTGGTTTCCATTTGGACAGTCTTCTTAAACTTTCTGATACTCGTGCTACTAATAACAAGATGACTCTTATGCACTATTTGTGCAAG TCGCTTGCTTCGAGATCTCCACATCTTCTGGATTTTCATGAGGATCTTATTAGCTTGGAAGCTACATCAAAG ATACAATTAAAATCCTTGGCTGAAGAAATGCAAGCCATTGTCAAGGGTTTAAGGAAGGTTGAAGTGGAGCTGAAAGCATCTGAAAATGATGGCCCCGCCTCAGAAATTTTCTGCAAA ACCTTGAAGGagtttgttgttgttgctgaagCTGAAGTGCGGTCACTAACAACATTATATACATCAGTG GGTAGAAATGCAGATGCTCTTGTACTATATTTTGGTGAAAATCCTGCAAAATGTCCACTTGAACAAG ATGATTGTTAA
- the LOC135633381 gene encoding uncharacterized protein LOC135633381 — protein sequence MEDVWSWVAALPEPSRWPSAPPSLVLASADEKTICLAADRTAGSGAETLLTFSITVHGFHPSNTSRALWLSDPVSPSSPRIPLLLQLLRETISMSPSSFSLSAIKFDQESVSGALGGDEQTASFFSLVFFLRLFWTCATEAPADAGFLFFRALDSPLEQALGCRIALRGVLLSLGPDVEERFMRSLGYMLTKWCILRELQDGDPRGLLPVGCCPSYAAERHGLWVLKGFAPVPAMARFGSSGSTGSPNLEPKDSVLRYTLAHQQLEAVVQLESRVCMRDPRFIRVSVRVDSVRLNVVRLRFGRRKDVDDGVLEAERHFPSRARVWVGPELGSSYATGPSLGRSSGNPEQEVEAMRTVKGRFGEGKAAGVKATARTATRARGRSWLWEQEAEGGAGVFDGVLHDGATGAEVAASRPEIGAGGGEADRRAGMRLRYSGSGRAFSKAGGVVVAGDELPETIEWRVGREMEGRVVRWRLGVRVWVSYFANEVKTGYCETRSVEWREEVDLALVAGTSELAAR from the coding sequence ATGGAGGACGTGTGGTCTTGGGTCGCCGCTCTCCCTGAGCCATCGCGATGGCCTTCCGCCCCTCCGTCTCTTGTTCTTGCGTCAGCCGACGAAAAGACGATCTGCCTCGCAGCCGACCGCACCGCCGGCTCCGGCGCGGAGACCCTCCTCACCTTCTCCATCACAGTCCACGGTTTCCATCCCTCCAACACCTCTCGTGCCCTATGGCTGTCGGATCCCGTATCCCCTTCATCCCCTCGTATCCCTCTCCTCCTCCAGCTCCTCCGTGAGACTATCTCCatgtctccctcttctttctcgtTGTCTGCGATAAAGTTCGACCAGGAATCCGTTTCGGGTGCCCTCGGTGGTGACGAGCAGACTgcatctttcttctccctcgtttTCTTCCTCCGGCTTTTCTGGACTTGCGCCACTGAAGCTCCTGCCGACGCCGGCTTCCTGTTCTTCCGAGCTCTTGACTCCCCCCTCGAGCAAGCCCTCGGCTGCCGGATCGCTCTACGTGGCGTCCTCCTTTCCCTCGGGCCGGACGTCGAGGAGCGCTTCATGCGCTCCCTCGGCTACATGCTCACCAAGTGGTGCATCCTCCGCGAGCTTCAGGACGGCGACCCCAGAGGCCTTCTCCCGGTCGGCTGCTGCCCCTCCTACGCCGCAGAGAGGCACGGGCTTTGGGTCCTGAAGGGCTTCGCTCCGGTGCCGGCCATGGCCCGATTTGGTTCCAGCGGCTCGACCGGCAGCCCGAACCTGGAGCCGAAGGACTCCGTGCTGCGCTACACCTTGGCCCACCAGCAGCTCGAAGCCGTGGTGCAATTAGAGTCCAGGGTCTGCATGCGGGACCCGCGGTTTATCCGGGTGAGCGTGCGTGTCGACAGTGTACGGCTCAACGTGGTCCGGCTCCGGTTCGGGAGGCGAAAAGACGTGGATGACGGCGTCCTGGAGGCCGAACGGCACTTCCCGTCGCGGGCCCGGGTGTGGGTGGGGCCGGAACTGGGGTCGAGCTACGCCACCGGCCCGAGCCTGGGCCGGTCGAGTGGGAACCCGGAGCAGGAGGTGGAGGCGATGCGTACGGTGAAGGGGCGGTTCGGGGAAGGGAAGGCGGCCGGCGTGAAGGCGACGGCACGCACGGCGACGAGGGCGCGGGGGCGCAGCTGGCTGTGGGAGCAGGAGGCGGAGGGCGGCGCGGGCGTGTTCGATGGGGTGCTCCACGACGGCGCCACGGGGGCGGAGGTGGCGGCGTCGAGGCCAGAAATCGGCGCGGGCGGCGGCGAAGCGGACCGGAGGGCAGGGATGAGGCTGAGGTACAGCGGGTCGGGGAGGGCGTTCAGCAAGGCGGGCGGGGTGGTGGTGGCAGGGGACGAGCTGCCGGAGACGATAGAGTGGAGGGTGGGAAGGGAGATGGAGGGGAGGGTGGTGAGGTGGAGACTCGGGGTCCGCGTGTGGGTGAGTTACTTCGCCAATGAGGTGAAGACGGGCTACTGCGAGACGAGGAGCGTGGAGTGGCGGGAGGAGGTGGACTTGGCTTTGGTCGCAGGAACAAGTGAGCTCGCAGCAAGATGA
- the LOC103979840 gene encoding formin-like protein 5 isoform X1, whose amino-acid sequence MALFRRLFYRKPPDRLLEISERVYVFDCCFSAETLGENDYKDYMDGIVTQLHDYFPDASFMVFNFKEGDKRSQISDILTESDMTVMDYPLQYEGCPLLPLEMIHHFLKSSVSWLSMEGQHNVLLMHCERGCWPVLAFMLAGLLLYRKQYTGEQKTLEMVNKQAPKELHHLLSPLNPQPSHLRYLQYISRRGNAPEWPPKDISFTLECLILRIVPNFDGEGGCRPMVRIYGQDPLAPNSRSSKILFSTSKTKKHVRHYKQAEATPVKLKTRCRVQGDVVVECIHMDKDLEHEEIMFRIMFNTAFVHSSILMLSREEIDVVWNAKDQFSRDFKADVIFSDFDSFESDSSTDTLVEDGDETEGAFTEAEDFFEAEEIFTNSYSHNANRDPKGTTFRNGTSVDGGNPNSEIYSSTNEARSSFETSKAEEDSETRASQLLTDTVSKCIMVETCSIPGPAETSSGFGKCKHDGELVTEKSVTSESMVQIEEKSMIESSTLRQNTVTSMDEKQKLIKSNNVKQETDNGMGLVIMTENLIDLETAETNESIWENNDSNNGSENIIERRPNAVDEIPSPEKHNLEKEIDSSTYQDKVEHHSESMLSSPTVAEDRMTKFSTIAVSSDDKIISENSIFLDCTVTCEGKNIVELSNFKHEVKDIITLDVEGKNIVEPCNIEQDACDLVSEKTMTSCNMSCKAEISIPTKEANNKLGKFESKVNPENINSRTTQLENDHNQENQHTLREIKFKYKREPDEGVARNKTDTKSFNQKLGNGEYKQALEMSLHTTSEKPAPPPPPPPGQRGSAPPPPPPPGARAPPPAPPRAPGAPPPPPSSSLSNARGLLPNGGRGRGLSRSMGVNSANLTSRRLSLKPLHWVKVTLAVEGSLWDELQRSGDALSASDFDVSELESLFSAMVPKTGDSSKEGRRKSLGSQSDKVHLIALRRANNTEIMLTKIKMPLPDLMSAALALDDSILDVDQVENLIKFCPTKEEMDLLKGYTGDKEKLGKCEQFFLELMKVQRVESKLRVFSFKIQFGSQVSDLKKSLRSIDSACEQIRNSIKLKEIMKKILFLGNTINQGTARGSAIGFHLDSLLKLSDTRATNNKMTLMHYLCKSLASRSPHLLDFHEDLISLEATSKIQLKSLAEEMQAIVKGLRKVEVELKASENDGPASEIFCKTLKEFVVVAEAEVRSLTTLYTSVGRNADALVLYFGENPAKCPLEQVLSTLLNFILMFKRAHQENCQQAELEKKKAQKGREMEKPKSSLSNSKNDLKERSLSQQLQETKQKTKSTYRREKDIR is encoded by the exons ATGGCGTTGTTCAGGAGGCTCTTCTACCGTAAGCCGCCGGATCGGCTGCTGGAAATTTCGGAACGAGTCTatg TGTTCGACTGCTGCTTCTCAGCAGAAACTCTTGGGGAAAATGATTACAAGGACTACATGGATGGCATAGTCACCCAACTGCATGATTATTTCCCAGATGCCTCCTTCATGGTATTTAATTTCAAAGAAGGAGATAAAAGGAGCCAAATCTCAGACATTTTGACCGAGTCTGATATGACGGTCATGGACTATCCCTTACAGTATGAAGGGTGTCCTTTGCTTCCATTGGAGATGATCCACCACTTTTTGAAGTCTAGTGTGAGCTGGCTGTCAATGGAAGGGCAACATAATGTGTTGCTGATGCACTGTGAGAGAGGATGTTGGCCTGTACTTGCCTTCATGCTTGCTGGTTTACTCCTTTACAGAAAACAGTATACTGGTGAGCAAAAGACTCTTGAAATGGTGAATAAACAAGCCCCTAAAGAGCTACACCATCTCTTGTCTCCTTTGAACCCACAACCTTCGCACCTGAGATATCTTCAGTACATATCAAGACGGGGAAAtgcaccagaatggcctccaaagGATATATCCTTCACATTGGAATGCTTGATTCTTAGGATCGTACCTAATTTTGATGGGGAAGGAGGTTGCAGGCCAATGGTTCGCATTTATGGTCAAGACCCATTGGCTCCCAATAGTAGGAGTTCAAAGATTCTTTTCTCAACATCTAAGACAAAGAAGCATGTTCGGCACTACAAACAG GCAGAGGCTACACCAGTAAAGTTAAAAACTCGATGTCGTGTTCAAGGAGATGTAGTTGTTGAATGCATCCATATGGATAAAGATCTGGAACATGAGGAGATAATGTTCAGGATTATGTTCAATACAGCCTTTGTCCACTCTAGCATTCTGATGCTGTCTCGTGAGGAGATCGATGTTGTATGGAATGCCAAGGATCAGTTTTCGAGGGATTTCAAAGCTGAT GTAATATTTTCGGACTTCGATTCTTTTGAATCTGACTCAAGCACAGATACATTGGTTGAAGATGGTGATGAAACAGAAGGTGCTTTCACAGAGGCAGAAGACTTTTTTGAGGCTGAAGAGATATTTACCAACTCCTACTCGCATAATGCAAATCGAGATCCTAAAGGTACTACATTTCGAAATGGAACTTCTGTTGATGGTGGGAATCCCAATTCAGAAATCTACAGTTCGACTAATGAAGCAAGGAGTAGTTTTGAGACAAGCAAAGCTGAAGAGGATTCAGAGACAAGGGCTTCCCAACTGTTAACAGATACGGTTAGCAAATGTATCATGGTAGAAACCTGCAGTATACCTGGTCCAGCTGAGACTAGTTCTGGCTTTGGCAAATGTAAGCATGATGGTGAACTTGTGACAGAGAAATCAGTGACTTCAGAATCTATGGTTCAGATTGAAGAGAAGAGTATGATAGAAAGCAGCACATTGCGACAGAACACTGTTACTTCAATGGATGAAAAACAAAAATTAATAAAGAGTAACAATGTTAAGCAGGAGACTGACAATGGAATGGGTTTGGTGATTATGACAGAGAATTTAATTGATTTAGAAACTGCAGAGACAAACGAAAGCATATGGGAAAACAATGACTCTAATAATGGCTCAGAAAACATTATCGAGAGGAGACCCAATGCTGTTGATGAAATTCCTAGTCCGGAGAAACATAATCTTGAAAAAGAGATTGATTCTAGCACCTATCAAGATAAAGTTGAACATCATAGTGAAAGTATGTTGAGTTCTCCAACTGTGGCAGAAGACAGAATGACTAAATTTTCAACTATTGCTGTCAGTAGTGATGATAAGATTATTAGTGAAAATTCGATATTTTTGGATTGCACAGTTACTTGTGAGGGGAAGAATATAGTAGAACTCAGCAACTTTAAACATGAGGTCAAGGATATCATTACACTTGATGTTGAAGGGAAGAATATAGTTGAACCCTGCAACATTGAGCAAGATGCATGCGACCTGGTTTCTGAAAAGACAATGACCTCATGCAACATGAGTTGCAAGGCAGAAATCTCGATTCCGACAAAAGAAGCCAATAACAAATTAGGAAAATTTGAATCAAAAGTCAATCCAGAGAATATTAATTCCAGGACAACTCAGCTTGAGAATGATCACAATCAAGAAAACCAGCATACATTAAGAGAAATTAAATTCAAGTACAAAAGAGAGCCAGACGAAGGTGTTGCTCGAAATAAGACAGATACCAAGAGTTTTAATCAGAAGTTAGGAAATGGTGAGTATAAGCAGGCTCTAGAAATGTCTTTGCATACCACCTCAGAGAAACCTGCCCCACCTCCACCCCCTCCTCCAGGTCAACGTGGTAgtgctcctccaccaccaccacctcctggaGCACGTGCACCTCCTCCAGCCCCACCTAGGGCACCAGGAGCTCCGCCGCCTCCTCCATCTAGTTCTCTATCTAATGCTAGAGGGTTATTGCCAAATGGGGGAAGAGGCCGTGGACTCTCACGTTCTATGGGTGTAAATTCAGCAAATTTGACATCCCGTAGGTTATCATTGAAGCCGCTGCACTGGGTGAAAGTAACATTAGCTGTTGAAGGAAGCTTATGGGATGAATTGCAAAGATCTGGTGATGCTTTGAG TGCTTCTGATTTTGATGTGTCAGAACTTGAGAGCCTCTTCTCTGCTATGGTTCCTAAAACAGGTGATAGCTCTAAAGAGGGGCGTCGTAAATCTCTTGGATCACAATCAGATAAAGTTCATCTA attgcattaagacgTGCCAATAACACTGAAATCATGCTGACGAAGATCAAGATGCCACTTCCTGACTTGATG AGTGCTGCTTTAGCATTGGATGACTCTATTTTGGATGTTGACCAAGTGGAAAATCTCATTAAGTTTTGTCCAACCAAAGAGGAAATGGATCTTCTCAAG GGATATACCGGTGACAAGGAAAAACTCGGGAAGTGTGAGCAG TTTTTCTTGGAGCTGATGAAAGTTCAACGGGTGGAATCTAAATTAAGGGTTTTTTCTTTCAAGATTCAGTTTGGCTCTCAG GTTTCTGATCTTAAAAAGAGTTTGAGGAGTATAGACTCTGCTTGTGAACAG ATTCGCAATTCTATCAAACTGAAGGAAATCATGAAGAAAATTCTTTTCCTTGGCAATACCATAAATCAAGGAACTGCAAGAG GCTCAGCTATTGGTTTCCATTTGGACAGTCTTCTTAAACTTTCTGATACTCGTGCTACTAATAACAAGATGACTCTTATGCACTATTTGTGCAAG TCGCTTGCTTCGAGATCTCCACATCTTCTGGATTTTCATGAGGATCTTATTAGCTTGGAAGCTACATCAAAG ATACAATTAAAATCCTTGGCTGAAGAAATGCAAGCCATTGTCAAGGGTTTAAGGAAGGTTGAAGTGGAGCTGAAAGCATCTGAAAATGATGGCCCCGCCTCAGAAATTTTCTGCAAA ACCTTGAAGGagtttgttgttgttgctgaagCTGAAGTGCGGTCACTAACAACATTATATACATCAGTG GGTAGAAATGCAGATGCTCTTGTACTATATTTTGGTGAAAATCCTGCAAAATGTCCACTTGAACAAG TTCTCTCTACACTTTTGAACTTCATTTTGATGTTCAAGCGAGCACATCAGGAGAATTGCCAGCAAGCTGAACTTGAGAAGAAGAAAGCCCAAAAGGGGAGAGAGATGGAGAAGCCGAAATCATCATTGTCAAACAGTAAAAAT GATTTGAAGGAAAGAAGCTTGAGCCAGCAGTTGCAGGAAACGAAGCAGAAGACTAAGTCTACATACAGACGTGAAAAAGACATTAGATGA
- the LOC135632588 gene encoding MFP1 attachment factor 1-like, which translates to MVRDGEVAKSIEAGDELDPTSAASAGLLDVSLNMWPPSQESRDAVIQRLVETLSSPSVLTKCYGVVSVEEASSIALIIEQEAFAAANCDGVCSFSDYGYGLEILQIYTREIGKRMIEFSKSSAPPDSPAPIVVVAADDFVSIMVDSDSTTDGDREVYSSTESESS; encoded by the coding sequence ATGGTGAGAGATGGCGAAGTGGCCAAGTCCATCGAGGCAGGCGATGAACTCGATCCCACTTCGGCGGCGTCGGCCGGTCTTCTCGACGTCTCCCTCAACATGTGGCCGCCGTCGCAGGAGTCGCGGGACGCCGTGATCCAGCGCCTGGTCGAGACCCTTTCCTCCCCCTCCGTCCTCACCAAGTGCTACGGCGTCGTCTCCGTCGAGGAGGCTTCCTCCATTGCTCTCATCATCGAGCAGGAGGCCTTCGCCGCCGCCAATTGCGACGGCGTCTGTTCCTTCTCAGACTACGGCTACGGGCTGGAGATCCTCCAGATCTACACCAGGGAGATCGGGAAGCGCATGATCGAGTTCAGCAAGTCGAGTGCCCCGCCTGACTCACCTGCGCCCATCGTCGTGGTCGCTGCCGACGATTTTGTTTCGATCATGGTAGATTCCGACTCCACCACCGATGGCGATAGGGAGGTATACTCGTCCACTGAATCCGAGTCTTCTTGA